In the Streptomyces cinnamoneus genome, CTGGAAGGTCGGCTCCGCGTGGGTGGTCGGCTTGGAGTCCTCGAAGCAGCCGCCCTGGTCGATCGCAATGTCGACAAGTACACTTCCGGGCTTCATCTTGGCGACGAGCTCGTTGGTGACCAGCTTGGGGGCCTTGGCGCCCGGGATGAGGACGGCGCCGATGACCAGGTCGGCCTCGACGACGGCCTTCTCCAGCTCGTAGGCGTTGGAGACGATCGTCTGCACCTTGGTGCCGAAGATCTTGTCGGCCTCGCGGAGCTTGTTGACGTCCCGGTCGAGCAGGGTCACGTGGAAGCCCATGCCGACGGCGATCTGCGTGGCGTTCCAGCCGGAGACGCCACCGCCGATGACGACGGCCTTGCCGGCGTGGGTGCCCGGGACGCCGCCCGGCAGCACGCCGCGGCCGCCGGCCGAGCGCATCAGGTGGTAGGCGCCGACCTGCGGGGCCAGGCGGCCCGCGACCTCGGACATCGGGGCGAGCAGCGGCAGCGCGCGGTTGGCGAGCTCGACCGTCTCGTACGCGATGGCGGTGGTGCCGGACTGCAGCAGGGCGTCCGTGCACTCGCGGGACGCGGCCAGGTGCAGGTAGGTGAAGAGGGTCTGGCCCTTGCGGAGGCGGTGGTACTCCTCCGCGATCGGCTCCTTGACCTTCAGCAGCAGGTCGGCGGTGGCCCAGACGTCATCGGCGGTGTCCAGGATGGCGGCGCCGGCCTCGACGTACTCGGCGTCGGTGATGGAGGAGCCGAGACCGGCCCCCTTCTCCACGAAGACCTGGTGGCCGTTGCGCACCAGCTCGTGCACACCGGCCGGGGTGATGGCCACGCGGAATTCGTTGTTCTTGACCTCGCGGGGGATGCCGACCTTCACGTCGATCACGGTCCTTGAATCAGAGAATGACAGGCTAATCCCTGATATGCCGGGCACACCAGAGCAGACCGCGTCGATCGCGGCCTAGCCAGTCTAATGAAGGATTGCGCGCTGTCTAGCCTTGCAATGCAGCAATCTTTGCGCGAACCGCCACTGATTTCTTAGGTCGAAGATCCAGTGTCCTGGCCCCCCTCACCGGGCCTCCTCAGCTCGCCCCCTCTCCGAGCAGCTCGTGCGCCGCCCGCCGGTGGGCCTCCGCGGCCGCCCCGTCGCCCAGCCGGTCCAGCGTGTCCGCCAGCCGCAGCCGCGCCGCCGCCTCCAGCCGGCCGTCCCCGGCCCGCCGGGCGCACTCCATCGCCTCCAGGCCCGTCCGCAGCGCCTCGCGCGAGCGGCCCGCCTGTTCCAGCACCCGGGCGGCCTCGCCCAGCGCCCTGGCCTGCCCCGCCTGGTCCCGCAGTCTGCGGTGGGCCGCGGCGGCGGCCCGCCAGTCGCGCAGCGCCTCGCTCCACTGGCCCGCGTAGCCGTGCACCGCGCCCAGCCGCCCGTACAGCCTTGCCTCGTCGGCCAGTTCGCCCCGGGTCAGGCGCAACTCCAGGGAGCGCCGGTACCAGTCGGCGGCCCGCTGCCAGTCGCCCAGCTCCTGGTGCGCCGCGCCGATGGACTCCAGGGCCCGGCTCGTGGCGTACGGATCGCCCGCCTCCCGCGCCGACTGCAGCGCCTGGCGGTAGCGTTCGAGGGCTTCGGGGGTGCGCCCGCCGCGGGCGTCCAGGTCGCCGAGGTTCAGCAGGGCCGCCGCCTTCTCCAGGGGCATCTCGCAGCGCCTGGCGACGTCGAGGACGAGCTGGTGCAGCCCGTAGAGGTCCGGAGCCGCAGCCTCCGGCCCCAGGTGGGCGGTCAGCGCCCTGGTCAGCGCCGACACCAGCCGGCGGGCCAGGGTGTCGAGCCGGCCGTCCTCCACCGCCAGCCGGGCCGCCGCCAGCAGCGCGGGCAGCCGCGCCAGCAGCCACTCCTCGGCGGCGGGCCGCGAGGGGAACCGCAGGGGTCTGGGCAGCTGCTCGATCCTGCGCCGCACCGCCGGGTCGTCCTGCTCCGTCGCGGCCCGGCAGGAGTGCAGCTGCCGCACGGTCCGCTCCAGCATCCGCGCCCGCGCCAGCTCGATCTCCGCCGGCCGCTCCTGGGCCTGGAGCAGCGCGCCGAGCAGCTCCGCGAGGCAGCCCGGCACCCGGTACTGCGGCGGCAGCGCCCCCTCCGCCCCCTCGGGGGCCTCCCCCCTCAGCAGGCCCCGCGCGGTGAGGTCCTCCAGCGCCGACTGGGCGGTGGTGAGCGCGCAGCCCGCCAGGGCGGAGGCGGTGTGGGCGTCGGCGAGCCCGGCGGGCGCCAGCGCCAGCAGGTGCAGCAGCCGGGCGGAGGAGGGCGGCAGCGCCTCGTAGGCGAGCCAGAAGGCCCTCGCCAGCGGACGGGCCGCGCCCTCCCGGCCGGCGGCGGGGCCGCCCGCCGGCAGCTCGCGCAGCCGCTTGGCCACGTCGACGACCGACATCTTGGGCCGGGCGGCCAGCCAGCCGCCGACGAGCACCAGCGCGGCGGGCTGGCCGCCGCACTCCTCGACGACGGCGCTCGCCGCCACCGGGTCGCAGGTGATCCGCGTCGGGCCCGCGTACCGCTCCAGCAGCTCCACGGCCGCCGGGGTGTCCAGCCCGCCGAGCGTGCACGGCCGCACGTCGGGCACCCCGGTCAGCGGACCCCGGGAGACGGCGACCACCAGGCACTCGGGCTCGTCGGGCAGCAGCGGGTCCACCTGCCCGGCCCCCGCGGCGTCGTCCAGGAGCAGCAGCACCCGTCGTCCGTTGAGCGCGGCCCGCAGCGCCTCGGTCAGCTCGTCCTCCCGCGCCCCGGCCGGCACGGGGGCGTTCAGCGCCCCCAGCAGGGCCCGCGCGGTCCGCTCGGTCGGTACGGGCTCCCCGTCGGCACCCGTGAGGCGGGCGCGCAGTACTCCGTCCGGGTAGTCCCCGGCGAGCTGCCGGGCGAGCTCCTCGGCGAGGGCGGTGCGGCCGGAACCGGGCCGGCCCGCGATGAGCAGCACCCGGCCGCGCGGTCGCTTGCGGCCGGAGAGGGTGTCGAGGCCGGCCCGCACGATGTCGGCCCGCAGCTCCTTCAGCTCGCGCTGGCGGCCGACGAACGGGCCGGCCGGGGCGAAACAGGGCGCGGGCGCCGGGGCCTGACGGGGGGTCATCACCGGTCCCACGGCGGCCAGCCGTCGCCCGGGCCGGTCCGTCGCCGGTCCGCCGGTCTCCACCGTCCGCTCCGCCACGGGGCCACTCCCGTTCCACCCTGCACACGCTCGAGCCCGCCGCGGCCGCGGTCGGGAACGTGTCGAGCCTAGTTCACCGGCCCCCTCACCCCCGGTAACCCACACCCGCCATGCCGAAGATCACCTATTCGGGTTGCATGACGATAGGACCGGGGGTGGTGAAACCGGGGCGGCACACACGGTCACGCGGTCACGCGGTCACGCGGTCACGCGGTCACGCGGTCACGCCTCGAACGGGCGGGCCGGCCAGGGCGCGTCGGCCGGACGCAGCGCGTCGAGGCCCTCGCCCGCGAGCGCGGCGGCGACCGCGAGCACGCCGACGGCCAGGGAGTTGTTGTGGAGTTCGCCAGCGAGGACGCCGCGCACCAGCTCCGGCAGCGGGACGCGGGCCAGCTGCATGTCGAGTTCCTCGTGCTCGACCGCGAAGCGGTCGCCCTCGACGTCGGAGACGCCGCGCGCCAGGAAGATCCGCACGGCCTCGTCACAGCCGCCCGGGGTGGTGTAGACGTCCGTCAGGACCCGCCAGTCCTCGGCCTTGACGTGCGCCTCCTCGTACAGCTCGCGCTGCGCGGCGTGCAGCGGGTTCTCCCCCGGCACGTCCAGCAGGCCGGCCGGGATCTCCCACAGCCGCTGGCGCACCGGGTGGCGGTACTGGTTGATGACCAGGACGTGCATGTCGTCGTCGAGCGCCAGGACGGCCACGGAACCGGGGTGCACCTGGTAGTCGCGCGTGACGACGGAGCCGTCGGGCATGACCACCTCGTCCGTGCGGACGCTGGTCTTGTTGCCGGTGAACGGCGTCGCGGACGCGTTGATCCGCCACTCCTCGGCGGTGTCCTGGATGCGGTGCGCCGTGTGCGCCATGTGTGTGTCCTCCCGAGAACGCGGAAACCGGGGTGGGCGCCTCCTGCGGGAGGCCCCCACCCCGGTCCACCGTATAGGTCAGCCCTGCTGACGCTTGACGGCCGCCTTCACCAGGCCCGCGAAGAGCGGGTGCGGGCGGGTCGGGCGGGAGCGCAGCTCCGGGTGGGCCTGGGTGGCCACGAGGTAGGGGTGGACCTCGCGGGGGTACTCGACGTACTCCACCAGCTTGTTGTCGGGGGAGGTGCCGGAGAAGACGATGCCGGCCTTCTTCTCCAGCTCACCGCGGTAGGCGTTGTTGACCTCGTAGCGGTGGCGGTGGCGCTCCTCGACGTACGGCTGGTCGTCGTAGACCTCGCGGACGATCGAGCCCTCGGCCAGCTTGGCCGGGTACATGCCCAGTCGCATCGTGCCGCCCATGTCGCCCTCACCGGCGACGATGTCCATCTGCTCGGCCATGGTGGAGATCACCGGGTGGGCCGTGGCGGGGTCGAACTCGGTGGAGTTGGCGCCCTCGATGCCGGCCAGGTTGCGGGCGGCCTCGATGACCACGCACTGCAGGCCCAGGCACAGGCCCAGCAGCGGCACCTTGTTCTCACGGGCGTAGGTGATGGCGCCGACCTTGCCGTCCACGCCGCGGTCGCCGAAGCCGCCGGGGACGCAGATGGCGTCGACGTCGGACAGCTGCTTCTTGGCCCCGGCCGGGGTCTTGCAGTCGTCCGAGGTGACCCACTTGATCTTCACGCGGGCCTTGTTGGCGAAACCGCCGGCGCGGATGGCCTCGGTCACCGACAGGTAGGCGTCGGGCAGGTCGATGTACTTGCCGACCAGCGCGACCGTCACCTCGTGGTCGGGCTGGTGGACGCGGTCCAGCAGGTCGTCCCACTGCGCCCAGTCCACGTCGCGGAAGGGCAGGTCCAGCTTGCGGACGACGTAGGCGTCCAGGCCCTCGGCGTGCAGGACCTTGGGGATGTCGTAGATCGACTTGGCGTCGATGGCGGCGACCACCGCGTCCTCGTCCACGTCGCACATCAGCGAGATCTTGCGCTTGATGGCGGTGGGCACCTCGCGGTCGGCGCGCAGCACGATCGCGTCGGGCTGGATGCCGATGTTGCGCAGGGCGGCGACGGAGTGCTGGGTCGGCTTGGTCTTCAGCTCGCCGGAGGGGCCGATGTAGGGCAGCAGCGAGATGTGCACGACGAAGACGTTGTCGCGGCCCACCTCGTGGCGGACCTGGCGGACGGTCTCCAGGAACGGCAGCGACTCGATGTCGCCGACGGTGCCGCCGACCTCGGTGATCACGACGTCGACATCGTCGGTCGCCATGCGCCGGATGCGGTGCTTGATCTCGTTGGTGATGTGCGGGATGACCTGCACGGTGTCGCCCAGGTACTCACCGCGGCGCTCCTTGGCGATGACCGTGGAGTACACCTGGCCGGTGGTGACGTTGGCCGAGCCGTCGAGGTCGACGTCGAGGAAGCGCTCGTAGTGGCCGATGTCCAGGTCGGTCTCGGCGCCGTCGTTGGTGACGAACACCTCACCGTGCTGGAAGGGGTTCATCGTGCCCGGGTCGACGTTCAGGTACGGGTCGAGCTTCTGCATCGTCACCCGCAGGCCCCGGGCCTTGAGCAGCGCGCCCAGGCTGGAGGCGGTCAGTCCCTTGCCGAGCGAGGAGGCGACACCCCCTGTGACGAAGAGGTGCTTGGTCGTCGTGGGCTTTGCGGCAATAGCCAAAGGGGGGCTCCCGTGGTCGCGAGGTGAAGGTGCGTACCGGCGATCACCCGGTTGTTTTCGGGGGTGCCGTCGCTGCGGTTGGGGGGTCTGGCGCCCGCCGGTCCACGGGGTACCAGGGTATCAGCGCCCGGCACCGGACGCGTCCGGTGACGCGGTGCGACGCCCTCGCGGACCGTGCGTCACGGGCGTGTCACCGGCCGCGGAACGGGTACGCATCAGGCCACCCATTCGGCACAGATTCCCCGGCCAACCGTCGCGCGTGTCCCAACTCGGCGTCGTATCCTGCTCGGACACACGCAGCGAGCCGGCCGGCACGGCACCATCCCCGCCCCCCTTCCGGAACAAGAGCTCGTCGAAGATCGCTTGACCGCCAACGGCCCCTTCGGGGTCCTAGATGCCGTTCGACTGGAGATGACGTGGCCGGGCGTATCGAGGATTACGCACTCATCGGCGATATGCAGACCGCCGCCCTGGTCTGCCGGGACGGCACGGCCGACTGGCTGTGCCTGCCCCGATTCGATTCGCACGCGGCGTTCGCCGGACTGCTCGGCACGGAGGAACACGGCTACTGGCGCATCGGCCCGGCGCATCCCGCGGGGGCCACTCCGCCGCGTGCGGACCGGCGCCGGTACCGGGGGGACTCGCTGGTGCTCGAGTCCGAGTGGGACACCGAGCGCGGGACCGTGCGGATCATCGACTTCATGCCGCCGCGCGACGGTGCCCCTCAGCTGATCCGCATCGTCGAGGGCGTCACCGGCCGGGTGCCGATGCGCTCGGCGCTGCGCATGCGCTTCTCCTACGGGCGGGTGGTGCCCTGGGTGCACAAGGTCGGCGACCGCACGGTGGCCGTCGCGGGCCCCGACTCGGTCTGGCTCGACACCACCGCCGAGACCTTCGGCAAGGACCTGACCACCTACTCCGACTTCACCGTCGCCCCCGGTGAGCGCGTCGCCTTCACCATCAGCTGGCAGCCCTCGCACGGCGAGCCGCCCGCGCTGCCCGACCCCGAGGGGTCGCTGGAGGCCACCGAGGAGTTCTGGCGGGAGTGGGTCGGCCACTGCACGTACCACGGCCCCTACCGGGACGCCGTGGTCCGCTCGCTGATCACGCTCAAGGCGCTGACGTACGCCCCGACGGGCGGCATCGTCGCCGCCCCCACCACCTCGCTGCCCGAGGAGATCGGCGGCGTCCGCAACTGGGACTACCGCTACACCTGGCTGCGGGACGCGGCGATCACCCTCTCCTCGCTGCTGCGCACCGGCTACCGCGAGGAGGCCCGCGCCTGGCGCGAGTGGCTGCTCCGGGCCGTCGCCGGCGACCCCGAGAACCTCCAGATCATGTACGGCATCGCCGGCGAGCGGGAGCTCGGCGAGGCGGAGCTGCCGTGGCTGCCGGGCTACGAGAACTCCGGCCCCGTCCGGGTCGGCAACGGCGCGGCCGGACAGCTCCAGCTGGACGTCTACGGCGAGGTCACCGAGGCCCTGCACCTGGCCCACATGACAGGGCTCGCCCGCAACGACTACGCCTCCCTGCTCCAGCTGCGCCTCATCGGCTACCTCGAGGACCACTGGACCGAGCCCGACGAGGGCATCTGGGAGGTGCGCGGGCCGCGCCGCCACTTCGTGCACTCCAAGGTGATGGCCTGGGTCGCGGTCGACCGCACCATCAAGCTCATCGAGTCCGGTGACGTGGACGGGCCGCTGGAGCGCTGGCGCGAGCTGCGGGACGACATCCACCGGGACGTCTGCGAGCGGGGCTACGACAAGGAGCGCAACACCTTCACGCAGTCCTACGGCTCGCAGGAGCTGGACGCCTCCTTGCTGCTCATCCCGCAGATGGGCTTCCTGCCGCCCGACGACAAGCGCGTCATCGGCACCATCGAGGCGATCCAGCGGGAGCTGTCGACGCCGGACGGCTTCGTCCTGCGCTACCCGACCGCCGGGCACGAGGCCGGGGTGGACGGTCTGGAGGGCGACGAAGGGGCCTTCCTGGCCTGTTCGTTCTGGCTGGCGGACGACCTGGCGATGATCGGGCGGGTCGACGAGGCGCGGCAGCTGTTCGAGAAGCTGCTGGCGCTGCGCAACGACCTGGGACTGCTGGCGGAGGAGTGGGATCCGCGTCTGAAGCGCCAGGTGGGGAACTTCCCGCAGGCCTTCAGCCACGTGCCGCTGATCGACACGGCGCTGCGGCTGACGGCGTCGAGCGCGTTCGGCGGGTAGCACCCCGGCGGCCGGCCCGCCGGGGGCTCCGGGCTCCCCTGCGGGCGGTGGCCTAGGTCGGGTCCTGGCGCTGGCGCAGTTCGTCGTAGACGCTCAGGACGTGCGCCACCGTGTCGTCCTCGGACGGCCACTGGGCGGCCTGCCGGAACCCCTCGGCGACCAGTTCCGCGCACCGCAGCGGGTCGTCGAGCAGGGCCGCGACCGCTCCGGCCAGCGCGCCCGCGTCCCCGTACGGGACCAGTTCGGCGGCGTCCCCGACCAGCTCGGGGACGCCGCCCACCGCCGTGGCCACGAGCGGCACCCCCGCGTGCAGCGCCTCCTGTGCCAGCAGGGCCCGCGCCTCCCAGCGGCTGGGGAGGATCACCACGTCCGCCGCCGCCAGCAGCTCCGGCACGTCGTCGCGGCGCCCGACGAGGAGCACCGGGAGTTCCTCGTCGGTGATGCGGCGCTGGAGCGCCGCCCGTTCGCCGCCCTCCCCCGCCATGACGAGCAGCGGCTCGGGGTCCAGCCGCCGCCAGACGCGGGCGGCGTCCAGCAGCGGGCCGTGGCCCTGACCGGGCTCCAGCCGGCCGACGGTGACGAGCAACGGCCGGGCCACCGCGCCCAGTTCGGCGCGGGCCTTCAGCCGGAGGCACTCGTCGTCGTCGTCGGGGCGGACGCGCGGCGCGGGCAGCGCCACGGGGGCCAGCCGGGCGTCCCGCGCCCCGCGCAGCCGGGCCTCGGCCACCAGGTCCGAGGAGGCTCCGAGGACGACGGCGGCGGCCCGCGCGGCCTGCCGTTCCATCAGCCGTACGACATGGGTGCGGGCGCCCTCGGCCCGCACCCTGGTGTGCCAGGTGACCACCAGGGGCGTCGGTCGTCCCCGCAGGGCCAGGGCGGCCAGCGCCCCGGAGCGCAGCCCGTGGGCGTGCACCACGTCGGCGGTCCGGCTCGCGGCACGGATGGCGGCGACCGCCAGGGCGCTCGTACCGGGCCGCAGGGGGATGAACGCGGCTCCGCCGGCGGTGAGTTCGTAGCGGTCCGCCGCCTCCTGCGGCCCGCACACCGTGACCCGCAGTCCCCGCGCCACCAGCCCGCCGGTCAGCGAGCGCACGTGGGCGCCGCTTCCTCCGCGCCCGCCGCCCACGACCTGTACGGCGTGCAGGGGCGGCCGCCCGTGCGAGGGGCCGGGTGTGCTGCTCACGCGGTGGGGGCTCCTGGGTTCGCGTCGGCGGGGCGGGCGGCGGGGTGCGTCAGCCCAGGATGCCAGTCGGCACCCGGATCGGGGCACCACCGACGGCTGGGCGGCCCGTCCCGCCTCGCCCGCAGATCCCCGGATTCACCCGCTTTGGGGATTCCGTGCGTCCGTCAGCGTCCGGCCCGGGCCGCCGCCAGCAGTTCCTCGGCGTGGGCCCGGGCCAGCTCGGAGTCCTCCTGCCCGGCCAGCATGCGGGAGAGCTCGCGGACGCGGGCCTCGCCCTCCATGGCCTGGACGCCGCTGCGGGTGACGGCGCCGTCGTGGGTCTTCTCGACCACGAGGTGCCGGTCGGCGAAGGCCGCGACCTGCGGTAGGTGGGTGACGACCACGACCTGCGCCGACTGGGCGAGGCGGGCCAGGCGGCGGCCGACCTCGACGGCCGCCTTGCCGCCGACGCCCGCGTCGACCTCGTCGAAGAGGTACGTCGGCACGGGGTCGGAGCCGGCGAAGACCACCTCGACGGCCAGCATGACGCGGGAGAGCTCACCGCCGGAAGCGCCCTTGGCGATGGGCCGCGGCTGGGCGCCGGGGTGCGGGGTGAGGAGCAGCTCGACGTCGTCGGCGCCGTGCGGGCCGTAGGTGACGGCGCGGCCGCCGACGTCGATGCCCGACGCGGCGTCGGCCACCTCGGTCTGCCGGATGGAGAAGGTGACGCGGGCGTGCGGCATGGCGAGTTCGGCCAGCTCGGCGGTGACCGCCTCGGCGAACCGCTGCGCCGCCTCGGTGCGGGCGTCGGTCAGGGCCTGGGCGAGGTCGCCGAGTTCGGCGCGCAGGGCGTCGCGCTCGGCGGTCAGCTCGCCGATGCGGTCGTCGTCGCCGTCCAGCTCGGCCAGGCGGGCGGCGCCGCGCTCGGCCCAGGCGAGGACCGCGGTGATGCCCTCACCGGACTCGTCGTACTTACGGGTGAGGTGGGTCAGCGCCGCGCGGCGGTCCTCGACGGCGGCGAGGCGGCGTGGGTCGGCGTCGAGGTCGGAGGCGTAGCCGGCGAGCTCGCCGGCGACGTCGGACAGCAGGATGCCGATCTCGCCGATCCGGTCGGCGAGCGCCGCGAGGGCCGGGTCGTGGGAGCGCACGGACTCCAGGGCGCGGTGGGCACCCGCGACGAGGGTGGCGGCGTCGACGCCCTCGGGGTCCTCGGGGTTGCCGGCCAGCGCGGCGTGGGCGGCGGTGGCGGCGGAGGCCAGGGATTCGGCGTGGCCGAGCCGCTCGGCCTCGGCCGCCAGCTCGGCGTCCTCGCCGGGCAGCGGCTCGGTGGCGGCGACCTCGTCCAGGCCGAAGCGCAGGAGGTCGGCCTCCTGGGCGCGCTCGCGGGCGCGGGTGGTCAGCTCGGCGAGCTCGGCGGTCACCGCGCGCAGCCGGCGGTAGGCGTCGGCGTACTTGGCGAGCGGCGCGGAGACCGCGGCGCCGGCGTAGCGGTCCAGGGCCTGCCGCTGGCGGGCGGGGCGCAGCAGCCCCTGCTGGTCGGTCTGGCCGTGGACGGCCACGAGGTCGTCGGCCAGCTCCCCCAGCAGCCCCACGGGCACGCTCCGCCCGCCGACGTGGGCGCGCGAGCGGCCCTCGGCGGAGACGGTGCGGCTGACGAGCAGGGTGCCGTCGTCCAGCTCGGCGCCGGCCTCCTCGGCCCGCACGGCCGCGGGTGAGCGGCCGTCCAGGGCCAGTCGCCCCTCGACGACGGCCGCCTTGGCGCCGACGCGCACCAGGGCGGGGTCGGCACGGCCGCCGAGCAACAGGCCGAGACTGGTGACGACCATGGTCTTGCCGGCACCGGTCTCGCCGGTCACCGCCGTGAAACCGGGCGACAGCTCGACCACCGCGTCGTCAATGACGCCCAAGGACCGGATCCGCATCTCCTCCAACACGGGTACGACCATACGAGGTTCCGGGGGCCCCTCGCGACGGCCTCCCCCACCAACCCCCCTGGGGAGAACCCCACCACCGTTCCGGGTGATCGCTCCATGGTGCCCGGACCCCTTGTGGCGGAAGGCTTGTCCCATGATCACCAGTACTTCCGGCCGCCGTGCCGCCACGCTGTTTCTCACCACGGCCGTCGCGCTCGCCACGTGCGCCGGAGCTCAGGGCGCGGTCGCCGGGCCCCTCGGCGGGAACGGGCCGGCGGCGCTGGACGGCGTGTGGCGGGTGGACGGCTACGGCACGGTCGTCTCCGTCGAGGACGGGGGCCGGCGGATGCGCGAGTACGAGACGACGGGGATCGGCTGCCTGCCCGGCGACGTCACCGAGCTGACCCCCACCACGGCCACGCTCGAGCCGGCGGGCCCGGGCCGGGCCCGGCTCGGCTACGCCGGCAGCGTCGGCCACCGCACCCTGCGGCGCGTCGCCGCCCTGCCCGCCGCCTGCCTCGACCCGCAGCCCGCGAAGGACGCCCGTGCCGTCTTCGACACCTTCTGGCAGACATACGCGGAGAACTACCCCTTTTTCGCAATGAAGGGCGTGGACTGGCGGGCCGTCCGCGACCGCTACCGGCCGCAGGTGACGGACCGGACCACGGACGACGAGCTGTTCGCGATCCTGACGAAGATGATCGAGCCGCTGCACGACGGACACACGTCCCTGGTGCGCGGCGACTGCCGGGCCGCACCCGGCAACTGCTTCGGCGGCCACCGCACGGACACGCCGTTCCCCACCGAGGAACTGGTCGAGAAGATCGACGCGTCGATCGCCGGCCAGGTCGGCGCCGACCGGCTCCAGAAGTGGGGGCAGGGCCGCGGCAAGGGCAAGATCGCCTTCGCCGAGCTGCCGGACGGGACCGGCTACCTGCGCCTGACCGGCTTCGTCAACTACACCGACGACAGGACCTTCGAGGCGGACGCCGCCGAACTCGACCGGGCGCTGGACGCCGTCTTCACCCCGCAGCGGGTGCGGGACCTGCGCGGCCTGGTCCTCGACCTCCGTCTCAACGGCGGTGGCTCGGACCGGCTGGGCCTGCGCGTGGCCGAGCGGCTCACGGACCGCCCGTACACGGCCTACCTCAAGCAGGCGCGCAACGATCCGCGGGACCCGGGGAAGTTCACGCCGGCCGAGCCGGTGCGGGTGCTGCCGCACCGCGGCGCGGTCTACACCGGACCGGTCGCGGTCCTCACCGGGCGGCTGACGATCAGCGCGGGCGAGACGACGACGCAGGCGCTGACGGGGCGTGCGCCCCGGGTGGTGCGGATCGGGCAGAACACGAACGGGTCCTTCTCCGACGTGCTGGAGCGGCGGCTGCCGAACGGATGGGGCTTCGGGCTGCCGAACGAGGAGTTCCTCGACCCGGCGACCGGGCGGTCGTACGACGGGGACGGGATCGCGCCGGATGTGCGGGTTCCGGTCTTCACGGACGAGGAGTTCGCGGCGGGGCGGGACTCGGCGCTGGCGGAGGCGCGGCGGCGGCTGACGCGCCGGACGGGCTGACGCGCGGTGTCCTCGAATCGCCGGACGGGCTCAAAGAGCCCGTCCGGCGATTCGAGGTCTAGTGCGGCGCCCCGCGCCAGCCCGCCACCGGCAGGGCGAACTTCGCCACCAGCCGGTCCGTGAACGACGCGTGGTGCAGCCGCGCCAGGCGGACCGGCACCGCTCCGCGCCGCACCTCCACCCGCGCCCCGGCCGGCAGTTCCACGCTCCGTCGCCCGTCACACCACAGCACCCCGTTCGGCGTCTGCGGCTGCACCTCCACCGCCAGCACCGAGTCCGGCGCCGTCACCAGCGGCTTGGCGAACAGCGCGTGCGCGCTGATCGGCACCATGAGCAGGGCCTCCACCTCCGGCCAGACCACCGGCCCGCCCGCGGAGAAGGCGTACGCGGTCGACCCCGTCGGCGTGGCGCACACGACGCCGTCGCCGCCGAAGCGGGACACCGGACGGCCGTCGACCTCCGTGACGACCTCCAGCAGCCGCTCCCGCGCCGCCTTCTCGACCGACGCCTCGTTCAGCGCCCAGTCCGTGTGCACGACGTGCCCGTCGGTGCGGACGAGCACGTCGATGGTCATCCGCTCCTCGACCTCGTACGCGCGCGTCACGACCCGGTCGACGACCTTGTCGAGGTCGTCCCGCTCGGCCTCGGCGAGGAAGCCGACCCGTCCGAGGTTGACGCCCAGCATCGGCACCCCGGACCGCCGGGCGAACTCCGCGCCGCGCAGCAAGGTGCCGTCGCCGCCGAGCACCACCAGCAGCTCGCAGCCCTCAAGGACGTCCGGACAGCCGGGCCCGGCCTCGACGCGCTGCGCCGAGGCCGGCAGCGGCAGGTCCGCGGCCTCCTCGGCCAGCACGCGCACGCCGATGCCGCAGCGCAGCAGGCCCTGGACGACGAGCTCCGCGCTGCGGATGGCCGCGGGGCGGCCGGTGTGGGCGAGCAGGAAGACAGTGCGTCCGGTCGTTGTTGCTGATGGTGCTTCTGAAGTGGTCAACGGGGCCCCTCCGCCACTGCACGGTCAACATCCGCCGGGTCCAGTTCGGGCGCACCGGCGCGCAGCCACAGAAAGTACTCGACATTGCCCGACGGTCCGGGCAGCGGGCTCGCTGTGACCCCCAGTACGCCGAGCCCGAGCTGCGCCGCCCGCGCCGCGACGGCCCGCACGGCCTCGGCCCGCAGCTCGGCGCTGCGCACGACGCCACCGGTGCCGAGGCGCTCCTTGCCCACCTCGAACTGCGGCTTGACCATGAGCACGAGGT is a window encoding:
- a CDS encoding glycoside hydrolase family 15 protein; the encoded protein is MAGRIEDYALIGDMQTAALVCRDGTADWLCLPRFDSHAAFAGLLGTEEHGYWRIGPAHPAGATPPRADRRRYRGDSLVLESEWDTERGTVRIIDFMPPRDGAPQLIRIVEGVTGRVPMRSALRMRFSYGRVVPWVHKVGDRTVAVAGPDSVWLDTTAETFGKDLTTYSDFTVAPGERVAFTISWQPSHGEPPALPDPEGSLEATEEFWREWVGHCTYHGPYRDAVVRSLITLKALTYAPTGGIVAAPTTSLPEEIGGVRNWDYRYTWLRDAAITLSSLLRTGYREEARAWREWLLRAVAGDPENLQIMYGIAGERELGEAELPWLPGYENSGPVRVGNGAAGQLQLDVYGEVTEALHLAHMTGLARNDYASLLQLRLIGYLEDHWTEPDEGIWEVRGPRRHFVHSKVMAWVAVDRTIKLIESGDVDGPLERWRELRDDIHRDVCERGYDKERNTFTQSYGSQELDASLLLIPQMGFLPPDDKRVIGTIEAIQRELSTPDGFVLRYPTAGHEAGVDGLEGDEGAFLACSFWLADDLAMIGRVDEARQLFEKLLALRNDLGLLAEEWDPRLKRQVGNFPQAFSHVPLIDTALRLTASSAFGG
- a CDS encoding glycosyltransferase family 4 protein yields the protein MSSTPGPSHGRPPLHAVQVVGGGRGGSGAHVRSLTGGLVARGLRVTVCGPQEAADRYELTAGGAAFIPLRPGTSALAVAAIRAASRTADVVHAHGLRSGALAALALRGRPTPLVVTWHTRVRAEGARTHVVRLMERQAARAAAVVLGASSDLVAEARLRGARDARLAPVALPAPRVRPDDDDECLRLKARAELGAVARPLLVTVGRLEPGQGHGPLLDAARVWRRLDPEPLLVMAGEGGERAALQRRITDEELPVLLVGRRDDVPELLAAADVVILPSRWEARALLAQEALHAGVPLVATAVGGVPELVGDAAELVPYGDAGALAGAVAALLDDPLRCAELVAEGFRQAAQWPSEDDTVAHVLSVYDELRQRQDPT
- the recN gene encoding DNA repair protein RecN, which codes for MVVPVLEEMRIRSLGVIDDAVVELSPGFTAVTGETGAGKTMVVTSLGLLLGGRADPALVRVGAKAAVVEGRLALDGRSPAAVRAEEAGAELDDGTLLVSRTVSAEGRSRAHVGGRSVPVGLLGELADDLVAVHGQTDQQGLLRPARQRQALDRYAGAAVSAPLAKYADAYRRLRAVTAELAELTTRARERAQEADLLRFGLDEVAATEPLPGEDAELAAEAERLGHAESLASAATAAHAALAGNPEDPEGVDAATLVAGAHRALESVRSHDPALAALADRIGEIGILLSDVAGELAGYASDLDADPRRLAAVEDRRAALTHLTRKYDESGEGITAVLAWAERGAARLAELDGDDDRIGELTAERDALRAELGDLAQALTDARTEAAQRFAEAVTAELAELAMPHARVTFSIRQTEVADAASGIDVGGRAVTYGPHGADDVELLLTPHPGAQPRPIAKGASGGELSRVMLAVEVVFAGSDPVPTYLFDEVDAGVGGKAAVEVGRRLARLAQSAQVVVVTHLPQVAAFADRHLVVEKTHDGAVTRSGVQAMEGEARVRELSRMLAGQEDSELARAHAEELLAAARAGR
- a CDS encoding S41 family peptidase translates to MITSTSGRRAATLFLTTAVALATCAGAQGAVAGPLGGNGPAALDGVWRVDGYGTVVSVEDGGRRMREYETTGIGCLPGDVTELTPTTATLEPAGPGRARLGYAGSVGHRTLRRVAALPAACLDPQPAKDARAVFDTFWQTYAENYPFFAMKGVDWRAVRDRYRPQVTDRTTDDELFAILTKMIEPLHDGHTSLVRGDCRAAPGNCFGGHRTDTPFPTEELVEKIDASIAGQVGADRLQKWGQGRGKGKIAFAELPDGTGYLRLTGFVNYTDDRTFEADAAELDRALDAVFTPQRVRDLRGLVLDLRLNGGGSDRLGLRVAERLTDRPYTAYLKQARNDPRDPGKFTPAEPVRVLPHRGAVYTGPVAVLTGRLTISAGETTTQALTGRAPRVVRIGQNTNGSFSDVLERRLPNGWGFGLPNEEFLDPATGRSYDGDGIAPDVRVPVFTDEEFAAGRDSALAEARRRLTRRTG